A DNA window from Brassica napus cultivar Da-Ae chromosome C1, Da-Ae, whole genome shotgun sequence contains the following coding sequences:
- the LOC106443305 gene encoding LOW QUALITY PROTEIN: uncharacterized protein LOC106443305 (The sequence of the model RefSeq protein was modified relative to this genomic sequence to represent the inferred CDS: substituted 2 bases at 2 genomic stop codons) translates to MCLVCLCDDEETYXGRQQVPGXCPYCGGKVQMFDVVRKWMFCFVSLCFKIKSRYLCSSCDCHLVL, encoded by the coding sequence ATGTGTCTGGTGTGTTTATGTGATGATGAAGAAACATATTGAGGGAGACAACAAGTACCTGGGTAGTGTCCTTACTGTGGAGGTAAAGTGCAAATGTTTGATGTCGTCAGAAAATggatgttttgttttgtttctctctGTTTCAAGATCAAGAGTAGGTATTTGTGTTCTTCTTGTGATTGTCATCTTGTTTTGTAA